A stretch of DNA from Thermodesulfobacteriota bacterium:
CCTTCTTCACGATAGACTGAGACGACGCACTTAAAGGCACGGCGTCCCCGGAGGAGACCCAACGAATATGAAAACAGACAAAAAAAATAAGGTGGTCGAGTTCATGAGGCAGGAGGCCTACCGGCCGCTCTCCATAAAGGAACTTACGAGGGGTCTCGACGTCCCCGGGGAGGCCAGGGACGGCTTTAAGCGGCTGGTGAAGGAAATGGCCGCCGAGGGGACGCTCGTTAAGATTCGCGGCAACAGGTACGGGCTGCCCTCGAAGATGAACCTCATAACCGGCGAGATGCTCTGCCACCCGAACGGCTTCGGCTTCGTAAAGCCCGAGGAGGGAGGGGAAGACCTCTTCATAAACCCCGCGAGGCTTAACGGCGCCATGCACGGCGACAGGGTCGTCGCCAGGGTCGAGGGAGTAAAAAGGGACGGCAGGAGGGAGGGGCGGATAATACGAGTGCTCACGAGAGCGCACAAGACCGTAGTCGGGAGGCTTGAGAAGGGACAGAGGGGTTTCTCCGTGGTGGTCCCCTCCAACGAGAAGATAATAACCGACATCATTATTCCCCCGGGGGAGGCGATGGACGCCGAAGAAGGGAGCGTGGTGGTCTGCGAGATTACGAGGTGGCCCGCAAAACACCTCTCCCCCCAGGGCAAGGTAACGAAGAAGCTCGGGAACCCCGAAGACCCGGACGTCGAGGTGGAGGTCATAACGAGGAAGTACGGCCTGCCGCAAAAATTTCCCCCGGCCGTGCTTAAAGAGGTAAAGGCCGGGCCCGCGCGTGTCGGCGCGGACGACATAAAGGGCAGGGTCGACCTGAGGGGGCTAAAGGTGTTCACCATAGACGGCGAGAGCGCCAAGGACTTTGACGACGCCGTCGCCGTGGAGAGGACCGGCAAGGGCGGCTATCGCCTCCACGTATCCATAGCGGACGTAAGCCACTACGTAAAGGAAGGAACGCTGCTTGACGCCGAGGCCCGCACGAGGGCCACCAGCGTGTACTTCCCGGACCGCTGCATACCCATGCTGCCCGAAGCTCTCTCGAACGGCATATGCAGCCTGAACCCCCGCGAGCCGCGCCTCACGCTCACCGCCGAACTCGACTTCGACTCTAAGGGAAAACCGGTCGGGAAAAAACTCTACGAGAGCGTTATAAAAAGCTCCGAGAGGCTCACATACACCGAGGTCAGAAAGGTCCTCGCGGACCGGGACGAGGAGACGAGGGAAAAGTACTCGCATATAGTCGAAGCGATCGAGA
This window harbors:
- the rnr gene encoding ribonuclease R produces the protein MKTDKKNKVVEFMRQEAYRPLSIKELTRGLDVPGEARDGFKRLVKEMAAEGTLVKIRGNRYGLPSKMNLITGEMLCHPNGFGFVKPEEGGEDLFINPARLNGAMHGDRVVARVEGVKRDGRREGRIIRVLTRAHKTVVGRLEKGQRGFSVVVPSNEKIITDIIIPPGEAMDAEEGSVVVCEITRWPAKHLSPQGKVTKKLGNPEDPDVEVEVITRKYGLPQKFPPAVLKEVKAGPARVGADDIKGRVDLRGLKVFTIDGESAKDFDDAVAVERTGKGGYRLHVSIADVSHYVKEGTLLDAEARTRATSVYFPDRCIPMLPEALSNGICSLNPREPRLTLTAELDFDSKGKPVGKKLYESVIKSSERLTYTEVRKVLADRDEETREKYSHIVEAIETMEELARKLNTRRAEGGSIDFDLPEPEIIIDIEGRIEDIIRSERNIAHRIIEEFMLAANRAVAEEFTSRKLPALHRVHEEPDEDAIREFKEFIAAFGYRLEAKGPKGFQQIVKKVEGKPHERLVNHVLLRSMKRALYSAEEGGHFGLAFKDYTHFTSPIRRYPDLVIHRLVKLLLKKKYGKRERDRMAEALPPIASHSSERERNAMEAERELVDLKKAQFMADKVGERFEGFVSGVTSFGVFVELKEFFVEGLVHVSSLTDDYYLFDEKRHTLMGENTKRCFRPGTEVAVLVDRVDIARRRIDFSLDDEPRRERGGRGGR